The DNA segment GGAAATATTGTTCAATTGCATGGCGCATCTGCTGCTGACGAGATTCGAGTTGACGCCTTAACCGACGCAGATGAGTATCATAGTTACCATGCAAAACAAATTCCGCAATGGCGAGTTGATTAGGCACAGCAGCAGACAGCGTGGTCATAAATTGCAGTTTTTCTATCTGTTTAGCATAACGACCAGCAACCACCCAACCGACCCTAAAACCAGGCGCTAAACATTTTGAAAATGAAGAGCAATGCAATACCAGACCTTGTTGATCATAGGCTTTAATCGGTTTAGGTTTATATTCTGAGAAATATAGCTCACTGTAAACATCATCTTCAAGTAAAGGAATGTGCTTCGCCGCCAGTACATCTAAAATAGCCAATTTATTTACTTCCGGCATCGATGCGCCTAAGGGATTTTGGTATTTACTCATTAACCAGCAAGCTTTAATATCATGACTATTCACTGCATGTTTCAGCGCATCCACTGACATGCCGAACTGTGGATCTGTGATAATTTCAATGGCTTTAAGCTGTAACCGTTCGATTGTTTGCAATTCCCCATAAAAAGCCGGTGATTCATATGCGCTGCTCGATCTGTAATTGAATCTCAGCCGCAACACTGTGGTAGCGGCTTTTTTGTATCAACATAAATCTATCTACCTGAGTATAACCGGAAAACATACCGAACAAACAATCGCACAGTAAATGAAAATATTAAAATTTACGCATATAACGATGGAATTTCTCGACCCACGTTAATAATTTCTCAGGACTGTTGTTACGCTTCCAGTTACCTGCCACATATTTATTTGCTTCACTCATGGTGGGATACGGATGGATAGTGCCTAACACTTTATTTAATCCTAACTTATATTTCATTGCTAAGGTATATTCCGCCAATAACTCACCCGCGTGGCCAGCAACAATCGTAACCCCGAGGATCTTATCACTATTTGCAGCCGTTATAACTTTAACAAAACCTTTGGTTTCACCGTCAATGATAGCCCTGTCTAAATCATCAATATTATACTTCGTCACTTGATAATCGAGTTTTGCTTGCTGTGCTTCATTTTCGCTAATACCAACACGCGCCAACTCAGGATAGGTATAAGTCACCGCAGGTATAACACGATAATCTGTTGCAAACTTTTTCACCGAGCCAAATAATGCATTTACAGCAGCAAACCAAGCTTGATGCGCCGCGACATGAGTTAGTTGATAAGGTCCAGAAACATCACCAACGGCATATATATTCGGAATAGATGTTTGTTGGTACTCATTAATCTCAATAAGACCGCGATCTGTGATAGCAACATCGAGTTCCTCCAAACCAAAACCCCGCGTATTCGCCTGACGCCCTAGCGCTAAAAATACCTGATCAAACGCAACTGAATCGCCATTCGATAATACCGCACTATATTGACCATCTTCATTCACAAAGCGCGCAACTTTATTACCTAACAATATAGAGACACCATCCGCTTGCAACTCAGCTTGCACGACAGCAACTGCATCTTCATCTTCACGACCCAATATTTGCGTGGCCATTTCAACTTGGGTAACAGTCGAGCCTAAACGGGCAAAACTTTGTGCTATTTCACAACCAATCGGTCCACCGCCTAATACTAATAAACGAGACGGTTGTTCTGTTAACTGCCACAAGGTTTCTGATGTTAAATAGGGAACCTCTGTTAATCCCGGAATTGGCGGCACAATAGGACGGGCGCCCGTTGCCACGATTATATTTTTTGTGGTTAATACCTGATCACCAATCTGTACATGCCAAGGGTCAATAATTTTGGCTTCTGCGGTGAGACATTCAACCCCCATCGCAGAATAACGCGCGATAGAGTCATGCGGTTCTATCGTCTTAATGACATTTTTAATACGTCCCATCACCCTTGCAAAGTTGATATTGTTAATCTCGGCATCAATCCCAAACTCATTCGCACGGCTAATTTCAGCCACCGCATGTGCACTACGGATCAGTGCTTTAGAAGGTACACAACCGGTATTTAAACAGTCACCACCCATTTTATTTTTTTCAACTAACGTCACTTTTGATTTAACGGCTGCCGCAATGTAAGCACTAACCAAACCGCCAGCACCAGCACCTATGATGATCATGTTTCGATCAAATGATTTTGGTTTAGTCCAACGCGCATAACGTTTACGTTGACTAAATAGTGCTAACCCACGTTTCGC comes from the Moritella yayanosii genome and includes:
- a CDS encoding aminotransferase-like domain-containing protein; this encodes MQTIERLQLKAIEIITDPQFGMSVDALKHAVNSHDIKACWLMSKYQNPLGASMPEVNKLAILDVLAAKHIPLLEDDVYSELYFSEYKPKPIKAYDQQGLVLHCSSFSKCLAPGFRVGWVVAGRYAKQIEKLQFMTTLSAAVPNQLAIAEFVLHGNYDTHLRRLRRQLESRQQQMRHAIEQYFPLETTITRPSGGYFLWVVLSDHINTGELLQTLLDDHNISIAPGTLFASDQQYKNCMRINSSYLLTDKIRQALITLARCFA
- a CDS encoding FAD-dependent oxidoreductase, coding for MATDDSDSSSHNKKIIIFVIIAVFSLWYGFDLNQYASLEQIKTLQQTSGDYIADNRALAMLIFFVSYVAITGFSLPGAVLLTLLGGGLFGLGYGLLLISFASSMGATLAFLVSRYLLRDYVQNKFSTRLAAINKGMEKEGNFYLFSLRLIPVFPFFVINILMGLTKISTRSFYLVSQVGMLAGTAVYVWAGTQLSEINSLSGIASPSLLSALVLLGVFPWIAKRGLALFSQRKRYARWTKPKSFDRNMIIIGAGAGGLVSAYIAAAVKSKVTLVEKNKMGGDCLNTGCVPSKALIRSAHAVAEISRANEFGIDAEINNINFARVMGRIKNVIKTIEPHDSIARYSAMGVECLTAEAKIIDPWHVQIGDQVLTTKNIIVATGARPIVPPIPGLTEVPYLTSETLWQLTEQPSRLLVLGGGPIGCEIAQSFARLGSTVTQVEMATQILGREDEDAVAVVQAELQADGVSILLGNKVARFVNEDGQYSAVLSNGDSVAFDQVFLALGRQANTRGFGLEELDVAITDRGLIEINEYQQTSIPNIYAVGDVSGPYQLTHVAAHQAWFAAVNALFGSVKKFATDYRVIPAVTYTYPELARVGISENEAQQAKLDYQVTKYNIDDLDRAIIDGETKGFVKVITAANSDKILGVTIVAGHAGELLAEYTLAMKYKLGLNKVLGTIHPYPTMSEANKYVAGNWKRNNSPEKLLTWVEKFHRYMRKF